The Methanophagales archaeon DNA window ATCTCCTGTTAAGATTTACCCCCATAAAAAATAATTTTCTTGTTGTAACCCTCTTTACCCATCTACCAATCCCAATCAGCCGAAAAGCTCAGGGGGCAAATATAGAACTGATCCTCTCTACGTTCTTCGTCTTTGCAAATATCGTCACGAGATCATGAGCTTTTATCACAGTATCACCTTTTGGTAATATAATATCCCCATCACGCTCTATTGCCACGATTATACCCTCCTTTATACGCAATTTTGATATCTTCTTCCCCACTACCTTCGATTTATCGGAAACGATAACCTCGAAAATCTCTGCCTTACCACCACTCACAGGCAGAAAATCCTTTATCCGCGGGCGTTTCACCGAGAAATAGAGATGACTGGCAACGGTCATATCTGGATTCTCATACATGAAGATGCCTGCCTCCTTGAACATCTCCACATGCTCCTCCTGATTCACCACCGCAACCGTCTTCTTTGTTCCCATCCCCTTCGCTGTTAATGCCATCATCAGGTTTGCTGCATCATCGGAAGTGGTGGCTATCAGTGCATCTGCCTTACTCGCATCTGCCTGCACCAGAGTTGATCTCTCCGTTGCATCTCCCAGAATCGTAAGAACATCATATTGCGCTGCTATCTCGCGGCAGCGCTTCTCATCCTGGTCTATCACCACAACATCGTTCTTCTCTTTCGTTGCTATCTTTACCAGATTCTTACCTATTCCCCCTAACCCCACTATTATCAGATACATGATCTCGAATCTCCTTCAACTGCTCACTCACCAGCTCCAGACCCGCTGCTATACCATCCCCCATCCGCTCTATCCTCTCGCCACCTCCTCTTGCCATCTTCGCAGTTCCTCCACCACCGCCTCCCAGCACATGACAAACTCGCTTCACTATCATAGCTGCATCCAGATCAAGAGTATCGGGCACAGAGGATACAACAGCTACTCGATTATCTATCCTCGAGAGTAGCAATGTCACAAACCCCTCGGTTGATAACTGCGATGCAATTCTCATCAGCTCCTTCACATCTGCATCTGGTATAATTTCTGCAATTACCCTTCGTCCTATACCTTCTAGCTCCTGTGCCTTGGCTTTCAGAATACTGACATGCAATTCCGCTATCTCTGCTCTCAATCGCTCATTCTCTTTCTTCAACTGCTTCCACTCACCAAAGAACCGTTCCACCGTCTCTGGCAGCCTATCCTCCGGTATCCTGAGCACCGATGCCGATCTCTTTATCAAATCATCCCGTGCCTGTATCTCCATCACTGCTGCTTCGCCTGCGGAATACCATAACCGCTCTATTCCGTCCTGTATCCGTTCTGTACGCAATATCTTTATTGGACCCACCTCACCGGTCTTCGAACAATGAGTACCCGCACATGCCTGCACATCTTCATCCGCACCTATACGCACGATTCGCAGTTCCTTACCCGGAGGCACACCGCCCTGATAGATACGAAAACCGTACCTTCTCTCCGCTTCGTTCCGATCCATAAAAGAAGCGCTTATATCCTCATCACGCATGACCATCTCATTAGCGAGCTTCTCTATTTCCCGCTTCTCTGCATCTGAAATACGTTTGAAATGAGTTATATCAAGTCTGGACCTCAATTCCCCCTTCTGCGCTCCCGCCTGCCACACATGCCTGCCCAGTACCTTCCTCGCTGCCCATATTACTATATGTGTGGCAGAATGGTGTCTTGTATGCGCCATTCTCCGCCTGTAATCTATACTGCCACTTACCTGCTTCCCTCTTTCTATCCCGATCGCATCTGTATCTGTATCTACCTCATGCAATATCACTCCCTCTACATCTCGCACGTCAACAACCTTTAATTCATTGCCAGTACCCGTATCGAGACGGATGACTCCGGTATCAGCAGGCTGACCACCACCTTCTGGATAGAATAGTGTCCTATCCAGCACAATGAACTTATCAAAATAATCCAGCACAGTGGCACTGAAAACCGTTGATTCTGGCTCATCATAGTACAATTGCCTGGTCTTCGGGATTGATTTCGTTCGTTCCTTCAAACTCATCAGCGCCATGTCTTCTTCTTGTCTCTTCGCCTCGCCATGCATTCTCGCAACCCGGGAATAGAAATCCTCAGGTATGTTTATATCTGCAGTTACATTTGTATTTGCATTTGTATTCTGAATCCTGGAAGCAACCTCTCTTGTGAATTCTGGTGGTATACCATACGTATCATACAAATTGATGAGTGTATCAATGGATATCCCTTTGCGCTCCATCATCATCTGTCTTATTAGCCGCTCACCCTTCGATAAGGTCTCTTCGTATCTCCGCTTCTCCAATGCCAGCATCTCATTTATCATATCCACAGATTCCGCCAACTCTGGAAATGACTTCCTTAACATTTTTATGTGAAGCGAAACAAGCTCTTCTAATGGCATATCGCATTGTAACGATTTAAGCATTCTCAATGCCTGTCTTATAACCAGTCTCGCAAGATAACCCTCCTTCGCATTCGATGGCACTATACCATCAGCGAGCATGAAAGCCAAGCACCGCGTGTGGTCTGCAACTGCATAGACCGTCTCCAGTGGCTCAAGGAAATTATCAAAGAAATCATCAGATAGCTGCAGCTTCCGGGCTATCTCTCGCTTATTCATCACACCAGATAATCGTGCTATTTCTATCAACTCGTTGTAATATCTCTCCTTTGGGTGTTCCATCCCAACAGAACCCAGCAGTTCTTCTATCACTTCCGGGAATATCGCATCATACACCGTGGGTGTACCTTTTGATGCCCACACAAATCGTTCCAGTCCATATCCCGTGTCTACTATGTACGTCTCCATCTTCCTGTACCACTGCCCTCCTATAAAGGTATCACCGTTACTGTTATTATTACTGTTACTACGATGATGAACAGCTTCAAGGTCCATGAATACCAGTGTGGCGAGTTCTAGACCTCCTGCTATGACCTCAAGACAGGGTCCTGCATTTCCTCCGCCCACCCACGGCGCTTCCTTATACGTTATTCCCTCTTCTGCTACTCCCAGTTGCTTCAAGAACTCATCACAGTACTGCACAGTCTCGTTCTTCCAGTATATCTCCTTCTCACCGCGTTTATTGAATGCATGATGCCCCATCATCTCGAACATCGTTAGATGTCGTCCACTCTTACCTATCGAGTGCAGGTCCTCAAGCCTGATACACGGCTGTGAGATGACGAGTGGATTTGCTGGTGGAGGAACGCTGCCGGAGGTGATTAACGGCTGGAAGTTGGCAATGGAAGCGATATTGAGGTAAATATCATCTCGCCAGCGTGCTACTACCGGGTACCTCTTCAGTCGTGTATGGTTCCTCAATTCGAAGAACGATAAGAAAGATTCCCGTATCTCTTCTGGACTATGCTCCTTAAATAGAGGCGCACCAATGAACGAGTAGATTTCACATGGTGCATCACCACATGTATCCCTATCTCTGTCCCGTGTCCAGAACCCGGAACCACACTTCTTGCATTCCTTCCTTACAAATCCGTTCTCTTTAAAGTATTTAATATTATACTCATCTTCATGTTCATGTTCACGAGCTACATCTACCCCCTGATCATGATTGTTCATCCTCTGAAAAACACCTCACACCTTTCCTCTTTATCTTTATCTTCTATACTATAATACTTTCTATCGTTCTCCTTTATTATTTATTTTATTAGCTCTCCTTATCCCCCCTTTATCTGACTACCTGGCAGTTATTGCATC harbors:
- a CDS encoding NAD-binding protein, translated to MYLIIVGLGGIGKNLVKIATKEKNDVVVIDQDEKRCREIAAQYDVLTILGDATERSTLVQADASKADALIATTSDDAANLMMALTAKGMGTKKTVAVVNQEEHVEMFKEAGIFMYENPDMTVASHLYFSVKRPRIKDFLPVSGGKAEIFEVIVSDKSKVVGKKISKLRIKEGIIVAIERDGDIILPKGDTVIKAHDLVTIFAKTKNVERISSIFAP
- the alaS gene encoding alanine--tRNA ligase — protein: MNNHDQGVDVAREHEHEDEYNIKYFKENGFVRKECKKCGSGFWTRDRDRDTCGDAPCEIYSFIGAPLFKEHSPEEIRESFLSFFELRNHTRLKRYPVVARWRDDIYLNIASIANFQPLITSGSVPPPANPLVISQPCIRLEDLHSIGKSGRHLTMFEMMGHHAFNKRGEKEIYWKNETVQYCDEFLKQLGVAEEGITYKEAPWVGGGNAGPCLEVIAGGLELATLVFMDLEAVHHRSNSNNNSNGDTFIGGQWYRKMETYIVDTGYGLERFVWASKGTPTVYDAIFPEVIEELLGSVGMEHPKERYYNELIEIARLSGVMNKREIARKLQLSDDFFDNFLEPLETVYAVADHTRCLAFMLADGIVPSNAKEGYLARLVIRQALRMLKSLQCDMPLEELVSLHIKMLRKSFPELAESVDMINEMLALEKRRYEETLSKGERLIRQMMMERKGISIDTLINLYDTYGIPPEFTREVASRIQNTNANTNVTADINIPEDFYSRVARMHGEAKRQEEDMALMSLKERTKSIPKTRQLYYDEPESTVFSATVLDYFDKFIVLDRTLFYPEGGGQPADTGVIRLDTGTGNELKVVDVRDVEGVILHEVDTDTDAIGIERGKQVSGSIDYRRRMAHTRHHSATHIVIWAARKVLGRHVWQAGAQKGELRSRLDITHFKRISDAEKREIEKLANEMVMRDEDISASFMDRNEAERRYGFRIYQGGVPPGKELRIVRIGADEDVQACAGTHCSKTGEVGPIKILRTERIQDGIERLWYSAGEAAVMEIQARDDLIKRSASVLRIPEDRLPETVERFFGEWKQLKKENERLRAEIAELHVSILKAKAQELEGIGRRVIAEIIPDADVKELMRIASQLSTEGFVTLLLSRIDNRVAVVSSVPDTLDLDAAMIVKRVCHVLGGGGGGTAKMARGGGERIERMGDGIAAGLELVSEQLKEIRDHVSDNSGVRGNR